In a single window of the Elaeis guineensis isolate ETL-2024a chromosome 6, EG11, whole genome shotgun sequence genome:
- the LOC105046792 gene encoding putative ALA-interacting subunit 2 isoform X3, translating into MKAPIYIYYELDNYYQNHRRFVKSRNDKQLLYGLKYKDTSSCKPEESSNGLPIVPCGLIAWSLFNDSYAFVRDRGEMNVNRKNIAWKSDREHKFGKHVYPFNFQNGTLIGGGKLDPSIPLSDQEDLIVWMRTAALPTFRKLYGIIEEDIDADEIITVHLVNNYNTYSFGGKKKIVLTTSNWLGGKNGFLGMAYIAIGTSFVLISVLFALIHVKYPRPRGDPTYLSWNRKSNAS; encoded by the exons ATGAAGGCACCAATTTATATCTATTATGAACTTGATAACTACTACCAGAACCATCGGCG GTTTGTAAAAAGTAGGAACGACAAACAACtcctttatggattaaagtacaAAGACACTAGTTCCTGCAAACCTGAAGAGTCAAGCAATGGTCTCCCAATTGTTCCTTGTGGGTTGATTGCCTGGAGTTTGTTTAATGATTCTTATGCCTTTGTACGTGATCGAGGAGAAATGAATGTCAACAGGAAAAATATTGCTTGGAAAAGTGATCGGGAGCATAAGTTTGGGAAGCATGTATATCCCTTTAATTTTCAAAATGGAACCTTAATTGGTGGAGGAAAACTTGACCCAAGCATTCCT TTGAGCGACCAAGAGGATCTCATAGTGTGGATGCGTACTGCTGCTCTGCCTACCTTCAGGAAACTGTATGGTATAATTGAAGAGGATATAGATGCAGATGAGATCATAACGGTACATCTTGTTAACAACTACAATACTTACAGCTTTGGGGGGAAGAAAAAGATTGTTCTTACAACATCCAATTGGCTGGGAGGCAAAAATGGTTTCCTTGGGATGGCCTATATTGCCATTGGCACCTCCTTCGTTCTGATCTCAGTCTTGTTTGCTTTGATTCATGTGAAATACCCAAG GCCCCGTGGGGATCCAACTTATTTGTCTTGGAATAGAAAAAGCAACGCCAGCTAA
- the LOC105046792 gene encoding putative ALA-interacting subunit 2 isoform X1 has product MEMEGGSSSGSAGGTQTHHRFSPMRSRAFYRFTQQNLPACKPVLTPGWVIMTFLIMGIVFVPVGLVCLHASESVVEIVDRYDVECIPEAYRSNKVAYIKDSSISKNCNRTIKWQHPKDTSLFHPPALTSRVQKHMKAPIYIYYELDNYYQNHRRFVKSRNDKQLLYGLKYKDTSSCKPEESSNGLPIVPCGLIAWSLFNDSYAFVRDRGEMNVNRKNIAWKSDREHKFGKHVYPFNFQNGTLIGGGKLDPSIPLSDQEDLIVWMRTAALPTFRKLYGIIEEDIDADEIITVHLVNNYNTYSFGGKKKIVLTTSNWLGGKNGFLGMAYIAIGTSFVLISVLFALIHVKYPRPRGDPTYLSWNRKSNAS; this is encoded by the exons ATGGAAATGGAGGGGGGAAGTTCGTCGGGATCCGCCGGAGGAACTCAAACCCACCACCGCTTCTCCCCAATGCGCTCAAGAG CATTCTATAGATTTACACAGCAGAACCTTCCAGCTTGTAAACCTGTTCTTACGCCAGGATGG GTAATAATGACTTTTCTGATCATGGGCATTGTTTTTGTTCCTGTTGGACTTGTTTGCCTTCATGCTTCTGAAAGT GTTGTGGAAATCGTGGACCGTTATGATGTTGAATGCATACCTGAGGCTTATAGAAGTAATAAAGTAGCTTATATCAAGGATAGTTCAATTTCAAAGAACTGTAATCGAACAATAAAG TGGCAACACCCAAAAGATACCTCTCTGTTTCATCCACCTGCTCTAACATCACGG GTTCAGAAGCATATGAAGGCACCAATTTATATCTATTATGAACTTGATAACTACTACCAGAACCATCGGCG GTTTGTAAAAAGTAGGAACGACAAACAACtcctttatggattaaagtacaAAGACACTAGTTCCTGCAAACCTGAAGAGTCAAGCAATGGTCTCCCAATTGTTCCTTGTGGGTTGATTGCCTGGAGTTTGTTTAATGATTCTTATGCCTTTGTACGTGATCGAGGAGAAATGAATGTCAACAGGAAAAATATTGCTTGGAAAAGTGATCGGGAGCATAAGTTTGGGAAGCATGTATATCCCTTTAATTTTCAAAATGGAACCTTAATTGGTGGAGGAAAACTTGACCCAAGCATTCCT TTGAGCGACCAAGAGGATCTCATAGTGTGGATGCGTACTGCTGCTCTGCCTACCTTCAGGAAACTGTATGGTATAATTGAAGAGGATATAGATGCAGATGAGATCATAACGGTACATCTTGTTAACAACTACAATACTTACAGCTTTGGGGGGAAGAAAAAGATTGTTCTTACAACATCCAATTGGCTGGGAGGCAAAAATGGTTTCCTTGGGATGGCCTATATTGCCATTGGCACCTCCTTCGTTCTGATCTCAGTCTTGTTTGCTTTGATTCATGTGAAATACCCAAG GCCCCGTGGGGATCCAACTTATTTGTCTTGGAATAGAAAAAGCAACGCCAGCTAA
- the LOC105046792 gene encoding putative ALA-interacting subunit 2 isoform X2 — protein MEMEGGSSSGSAGGTQTHHRFSPMRSRAFYRFTQQNLPACKPVLTPGWVIMTFLIMGIVFVPVGLVCLHASESVVEIVDRYDVECIPEAYRSNKVAYIKDSSISKNCNRTIKVQKHMKAPIYIYYELDNYYQNHRRFVKSRNDKQLLYGLKYKDTSSCKPEESSNGLPIVPCGLIAWSLFNDSYAFVRDRGEMNVNRKNIAWKSDREHKFGKHVYPFNFQNGTLIGGGKLDPSIPLSDQEDLIVWMRTAALPTFRKLYGIIEEDIDADEIITVHLVNNYNTYSFGGKKKIVLTTSNWLGGKNGFLGMAYIAIGTSFVLISVLFALIHVKYPRPRGDPTYLSWNRKSNAS, from the exons ATGGAAATGGAGGGGGGAAGTTCGTCGGGATCCGCCGGAGGAACTCAAACCCACCACCGCTTCTCCCCAATGCGCTCAAGAG CATTCTATAGATTTACACAGCAGAACCTTCCAGCTTGTAAACCTGTTCTTACGCCAGGATGG GTAATAATGACTTTTCTGATCATGGGCATTGTTTTTGTTCCTGTTGGACTTGTTTGCCTTCATGCTTCTGAAAGT GTTGTGGAAATCGTGGACCGTTATGATGTTGAATGCATACCTGAGGCTTATAGAAGTAATAAAGTAGCTTATATCAAGGATAGTTCAATTTCAAAGAACTGTAATCGAACAATAAAG GTTCAGAAGCATATGAAGGCACCAATTTATATCTATTATGAACTTGATAACTACTACCAGAACCATCGGCG GTTTGTAAAAAGTAGGAACGACAAACAACtcctttatggattaaagtacaAAGACACTAGTTCCTGCAAACCTGAAGAGTCAAGCAATGGTCTCCCAATTGTTCCTTGTGGGTTGATTGCCTGGAGTTTGTTTAATGATTCTTATGCCTTTGTACGTGATCGAGGAGAAATGAATGTCAACAGGAAAAATATTGCTTGGAAAAGTGATCGGGAGCATAAGTTTGGGAAGCATGTATATCCCTTTAATTTTCAAAATGGAACCTTAATTGGTGGAGGAAAACTTGACCCAAGCATTCCT TTGAGCGACCAAGAGGATCTCATAGTGTGGATGCGTACTGCTGCTCTGCCTACCTTCAGGAAACTGTATGGTATAATTGAAGAGGATATAGATGCAGATGAGATCATAACGGTACATCTTGTTAACAACTACAATACTTACAGCTTTGGGGGGAAGAAAAAGATTGTTCTTACAACATCCAATTGGCTGGGAGGCAAAAATGGTTTCCTTGGGATGGCCTATATTGCCATTGGCACCTCCTTCGTTCTGATCTCAGTCTTGTTTGCTTTGATTCATGTGAAATACCCAAG GCCCCGTGGGGATCCAACTTATTTGTCTTGGAATAGAAAAAGCAACGCCAGCTAA